The DNA region GCGATGTAAAGCCATCGGTAAGACCGATGGCTTTCAGGTAAAAACAGGGTTTTTGGGAGGTTAATTTAGAATGTCGGAGGTTGCTTTTTAACAAGAATGATGCTAAAATCAGAAAAATGTCCCGCAATTACCATTCCAGCGGTGTCGGTTGGGGCAAACAGTGGCGTGAGGTCTCCGTCTGCGGCAGCAGCGCAAGTATGAGGTGAAAACGATGACATTGAAGCAAATACTATATGTCCGGGCCGTCAGCAAGGCAGGCTCTATCGGCAAGGCAGCAGAGTCGCTGTTCATCTCCCAATCCAGTCTATCCGAGTCGATCCGAAATTTGGAGCGGGAATATGGCATGGTTCTTTTTGAGCGAACCAGCAAGGGCATATCGCTGACGCGCCAGGGAGAGGCATTCCTGAAGGATACACAGCTGCTGACAAATATCTACCAGGATTTGGATGACAAGTATAAAAACCACAAGGGGGAGTGCGAGTATT from Vescimonas fastidiosa includes:
- a CDS encoding LysR family transcriptional regulator, which produces MTLKQILYVRAVSKAGSIGKAAESLFISQSSLSESIRNLEREYGMVLFERTSKGISLTRQGEAFLKDTQLLTNIYQDLDDKYKNHKGECEYFCVSSLHHVSGIDAFEHIVCQPKNQKYHLGYFEGNMDQVLQDVETNRSDIGVLFFTSDSRSAIIKACNRRNIFFQHLKYDLLHIYI